The Microcoleus sp. FACHB-831 genome segment ATATGTTTAATACAGTAGATCAGTACGACAGGGTAATTTTATTTAGCGGCGATGGCGATTTTGAACGAGCTATTGAATTATTACGGTCTAAAAGCACTCATATTACAGTTGTATCTACCGAAGGAATGATTGCCAGAGAATTGCGAAATGCTACAGACCGCTATATAGACCTGAATGATATTCGGGAATATATTGAGAAAGTTGAATATTAAGTAATTGGCAAAATTTAGTAGTTAAGAGTTAAGAATTAAGAGTTAGGAGTTTAAAAAAAATACCATAAATAATCAATATCAGTAAGAACTCATCATTCAAAACTCATAACTATTAAAAAAACATTGCAGATTAACCAAATTTGGAGGAAATGTTCTTTAGCACTATGGAAGTTCAACCTAACGGGGATCGGATTCTTATTTTTGATACCACGCTACGGGATGGCGAACAATGCCCCGGAGCTACGCTGAATGTAGACGAAAAGCTAATAATTGCCAGACAGCTAGCTCGTCTGGGAGTGGATATAATTGAGGCGGGTTTTGCTTATGCTAGCCCAGGAGATTTTGAGGCAGTTGAGAAGATTGCTAAGACAGTAGGGACAGAAGATGGCCCGGTTATCTGTAGTTTAGCAAGAGCAATTAAAGCAGATATTGAAGCAGCCGCAAAAGCCTTGAAACCTGCGGCAAAGGGTAGAATACACACCTTTATTTCTACTTCAGATATTCATCTGGAGTATCAGTTGAGGAAGTCAAGGGCAGAGGTATTAGCGATCGCAGAAGAAATGGTTGCATACGCCAAATCCTTCATGGACGATGTAGAATTCTCGCCCATGGATGCAGCCCGCTCCGATCCAGAATATTTATATCAAGTACTAGAGCGCACTATTGCTGCTGGCGCCAAAACCATCAACATTCCCGATACCGTCGGTTACATGACTCCCAGCGAGTTTGGTGACTTAATTCGGGGAATTAAAGAAAATGTCCCTAACATCAACCAAGCGGTTATTTCCGTTCACGGACACAACGACTTAGGCTTGGCTGTCGCTAACTTTCTAGAAGCCGTAAAGAACGGCGCACGCCAACTAGAATGCACCATCAACGGCATTGGCGAACGCGCTGGAAACGCATCTTTAGAAGAATTGGTGATGGCGCTTCACGTGCGGCGATCGTATTACAACCCATTTTTGGGACGCCCCGCCGAGTCAGAAGAACCGCTAACTAATATCGACACGCGACAAATTTACAAGACTTCTCGCCTAGTTTCCAACTTAACAGGAATGCTAGTGCAGCCGAATAAAGCAATTGTAGGCGCTAATGCCTTTGCTCACGAATCTGGCATTCACCAAGATGGCGTGCTAAAGAACAAGCTAACCTACGAAATCATGGATGCCCAATCCATCGGATTGACAGACAATCAGATTGTACTGGGCAAACATTCAGGACGCCATGCTTTCGGCGCTCGCTTGAAAGAATTGGGATTTGAACTATCAGAGGATGATATCAATAAAGCATTCGTCAAGTTCAAAGACATGGCGGATAAGAAGAAGGAAATCACCGATTGGGATTTGGAAGCCATCGTCAATGATGAAATTCAACAGGCTCCCGAACTATTTCGTGTTGAATTAGTGCAGGTTTCTTGTGGTAGCAACTCTCGTCCTACAGCAACGGTGACGCTGCGGACGCCAACTGGTGAAGAACTGACAGATGCAGCTATTGGCACTGGCCCTGTGGATGCAGTATACAAGGCCATCAACCGCGTTGTTAACGTACCAAACCAACTGATTGAGTTTTCCGTTCAGTCAGTGACTGCGGGGATTGATGCAATCGGGGAAGTGACGATTCGCCTGAAGCACGACGAACGGATATTTTCCGGTCATGCTGCCAACACGGATATTATCGTCGCTTCTGCTCAAGCTTACGTCAACGCCCTGAATAGGCTGTATGCGGCTACACAGAACTCAGGGGAAAATCCTGCGACTGCTGTGGGTAGTACCGTGTAACCCCACACCGGGCATCGAAGACCTAAATCCCTGCATACCCTAATGACTTGAAGTATCTAATACTATTAAGTAATTAGGGATTCGTTGGATTCGCTGGCTTCCACAGTATCCTTGGCACTAACAGCATATTCTTTGGCTTTGGTTGCAAAGGGAAAAGGAAATGGCAGGGAAACATCATCGGCAAAATAAGGCCAACGACTCCTGAGACTGTGGACGAAGCAAGCTAGACGAGCGGGTGCGATTTCTGGATTTGGAGCGATCGCTATCTCTAATAATCTCGCCTTCCCAGCTTGTCGGTTGCCATTATCAAGCCGAGACTGCGATTTGCGTAATAAGTCCTGTTCAGTAGTTAAAGGCTTTCTAACGCTGAGGTAGAGCGTATTTTCTCCATCATCACACACATCTTGCCAGCAGAATAGACCGCTGGTTTTGCTGCCTGGAGAATCCTTAACAATAGCTACGGGTACTTCACCGCTGTCTGCAATTCGTAGCCGCACAATCCACAAGCGATTTATTTCTCCCGGTTTTGTAATTTGCAGCTGCTTCAAAGCATCGGATAGATTTGGGTTTTGTAGCCAAGGTAACTTCAATCGGGCATTTTGTGCTTCAGCCATGAATAGTATTTTGGGAGATTTATTATCTGCAATTGGAGTATTCAGGCAATCGCGCAAACAGTCAGCAACGAATTTATTAATAAGCCGTTGTTCGCGTTCTTTATCCCAAGGCTGTTGTTCATCGCCGATGTCTTCAGTGGTTTCATTGAAATAGGAATCTGGGTTCCATTTTTCACTCAGAAGGTGTTTCAGTCCAACTGGATAAGATACCCATTTTGTTAATAAAGAAGGGGTTGTCATTTCTACTTTTCCCGTTACTGGGTTAACTCGTACCATCAGCACGGCAGTATTGGGATTGTTGCTGGCAGTTGTTTTTTTAGTGCGCCGCAGGACATAGAAACACGTCAGCCACACATGAGGCTCGATACCATCAATTTCCAACTTGATTAACGGAGGAGCAGGTAGAATTCCGCACTGTCGTAGCAAGTCTGATACTGCTCGTTTAACCCGTTCTCGGCCAGAGTTAGTAATTTTTTCCTTGCCTTCCTTAGTAGTAAAAGTTATGCGGTGGATGTGCTGATTGACATAGCCTTTTTGCATCGGTGCAATTCGCCATGCCAGCTTCGCATCGTTTTCTGGTATGAAGGGTTTAGGCTTAATTTCGATTATTGTACCGCTGAGTCCTTCAGGTGCAGGTAGGAATGAAACAATCTTTTTAATGCGTTCTTCTAGCAAATGATCGCGTCGTTTTTGGCGGTTATTTCCGGGTACTGAGGTATCATCAACATTAAAGTTTTGCGTGAGGTCTTGAACGTGCTGAGTCTTGATACACAGCGAACCATGAGAGCCTTTATAGATATTTTCTTCTCCTGTTGGTGATAAAGAAAGTAGCTGACAAATTTCAGCAATGAGAGCATCTCGACATTCTTTGGTTTCCCAGAGAATAAGTATGGTGCATAGGGTATTTTCAGTTTCACGAAATACGGCGGGTGCTGCGATTTTCGGTCGCAGCATTGTGGTAGATAACTCGTCGGAAACCTTCACTTTCTTAGGCTTTTTTTCCTTGGTGGCTTGGTTTTGGTCGTCAACAATATTGGCAATTTTGGGCTTTTTGGGTTTATCAAGCGGCCAGAAAGGCTTAACAGAACCTGACACTTTTACCGCCTCACCCACTCGCTGAACGGGTAGACGTTCTTGAATAGCTTTATCGAGGCTGTATAAATCCAGCAGACTGACACCAGGTTTGCTGGGTATTTCACCGGTATGTCGAGTGTCATAGGAGATCGCAGCTTCTATCCCACTGGAGATAGTACCGTTCCCCATCCAGTTGTAAGTTGGGTTTTTAACTAACTCAATGGGGTCAGGAATTTTGCAGTCGTTTATAAGAAGTAATTCGTTGATGGCTTGAGGCCATTTCAGTTCCTTTTCTTCCTTTCCTTGACGCTTCATAATGAGTGGAGTAAAGCAGAAAGGTTGACGCTGACCATCCAACCAACGACGGCGATCGCCAATATAAGCGGTGGCTCCTTTGTACGGTACGTTATTCTTTTTCTCCCTAATCAGAGGTTCCGCGAACCATCGCCGAATTGAAAGTTCGTGGTAGATGATGGGTTGAGAGCGCCAGGGGACTGTTTGTAATTTAAAACTGATGACAAACGAGATGTAGGCGCGGTCTTCTCGTACTTCTCCCTGGGAGTTTAGTAGCACAACTGGATCGGGAGGCCATGACATTAATTCGGCTCCTTTGAGACGAACAACCCGATAGAATGTCAGTTTGTATTTATCATCTGCACCAAAGGCAACTGTCGGTTTTTCGAGAAACTCTTGTGCAAGGTAATCTGGAATTGCCTGGTAGAGGATATTTTTTTCTGCTTGGTTTCGGGGATGAAGTAAGGAATACGTTTGTGGATCTTCCCAGTGCCAATCGTCATCGTTAAGATTGTCGAGAACAGAATTAACTTCATCTTCTCCCAGACACCAGCTAAATTCAGATCTTAGCCAATCTTTGATTAAATCTCCCAGGTTAGAAAGGTCTGCGGTTTCTGTTGCGAACAACCAAGGTACACCGGGTTTTTGCCAGCCATTACGCACAGTTTGGATGATTTTGGGAAAGCTTGCAGCTATTAAAAGATCGAGGGAGTAGACTGGCACGCCTCGATAACCTTTTTTGGCACGCTTCTGAGCAAGGGAGTTGGCAATTTGCCGCCAGGAATTAGGAACATAGAGTCCAAAAATATCGCGTTGCACATCTTTTGTGAGTTCCCAGGCGCCGGGGAGAATGATTTTAGTCATAGTTTAAATCCCTTCCTTTCATTTGTTGGAGTGCGTTGAAGAAATCTTCGTAGAGCGATCGCGCTAGCGTTATTTCAAAAGGTCGCTTATCATCACGCTCAATATAAGGTTCAAGCACCTTGATGATTCCGACCAAAAGTGAGGTGGTTTTACTGTCGATATCGCCCTTAGCTGAGTTTGTTTTACTGTCGATATCGCCCTTAGCTTTAGCTGAGTTGGGTGCAAATTTCACATCCATGAAATAAACTAGAGCAGGCACATTACCGCGCACCAACCGCCCGATAATTTGCCAAATACTCACTGATTGGGTTGAGCAGAGTACGCGGCGTTCTTTTTCTGTTAACTGCTGGAATGACATCGCCGTACAGTTCAATTCGAGCATTTCGTTAACTGCATCTCGATAGAAGATGTCTGCAACTTTGGTAAGTGTTAAGGTTTCTCCGCTGCATATAGCTTCCTCGTATAGAGTGGTATTTGCTTCATTGTCCAGCGCCCAGTTGTTAAGTTGTCGGACAATTGATTGCCAGTCATCGGGTACCGGCATAGGTCGATTCAAAAATATCGCCCCACCAAAAGCAGCTTTGTCTTGATTGTTCAGGATGTTGTGACCTCGCTCTAGTGCCATCAAAGGGGCGACTACAATCTGGGTGGGGGTGTTTTTTACATCGCGAATTTTGCCCCTACGAATACCACGTAGATGAGCGGGAGCATTATCGCGGCGGAGAGTGGCAATTCCCTCATCGTCAAAAATTTCAAGGCGGTAGAGGTAGAGGGATTTTAAGATAGACGTAACCCAGTCAGCTTCATCGTAGCTGCCAGTTATTATTAGGATGCGATCGCGAGCGCCCCACCATTCATCATTCTCCTCTCCTCGCTGTTTTAAATCCTGGAATATCTCATCAAGAAAGCTGGGTACATTTCCAGAAGATTGACACATAGCCTTCACCAAATTTTCAGCAGCCAGCTTCCTTCTTGCAGGCGGAAGTCCTGATAGAGCAATATAATTTCCGTTGCTCTGCATCGGTCTAAAGAAAAACTCACTCTCGCCGATACCTCCATTGCCACACGAGCCATTATTAGTTGCGGTTTTTAGCAATATAGTGGGTTGAATCCTGATGTTATAAGCAGGAGAACCAGGAGCATAGCTAGTGCCTGATACCAGCACAGTATGCGGCCCATTCCAATCATCAACTGCAAAGAGTGTAGGGAAGTTTAGAAGTAAGGCGCGACCTACACCGACATAGCGAAAATATTCCAGCTTACCTCCTTTTTGATGGTTGGAGCTGCGGCGATCGCGAATATACCGGAATCCTAAAATATTACCGACTGGCGACTCTGGCACAACTGGCAGATAATCAAACGGTGGGCGATGCAGCAAGTCTTGGCTCAAGTCGTGCAAGTTGACTACCTGACTAATAGGGCGAAGATTATCAACTAAAAAACCCAAGCGATTATCTAGCACTGTAGTTAAAATCGCCAAGTGTAAGTTTCGGAGCAGTTCTTCATATTTAGCTTCATCTGCTAGGCAAATATGGTTTGCTTCAAGCCATCTTTTACACCATGAGTCAACTTCAGCTAATGCAAGGCGATCGCTATCTGTCGTCAATAATGTTAATGCCAGGTCTGATAGTTCTTCCCCACGACTGCGAGTTAGAGGATGTTGCAAAAATCCGTCTAGCGCCTGCATCAAATCCTTTCGATGGCGACGTAACTGTGAATTATTAGTAATTTCTTGGGGCAGTTGTTCGGTAAGTTCGCGGATAATTCGAGCAAATAGGGAACGAGCCGTGAAGGGGTTTCGTCCCAACCATTCAACGAGTTTCGGGTGGTTGAGGAGCAAGTGGTAGATGCGGTTAGTGGCATTTTGCGTGTGGTACTGTGCGCCAGTCCAAGCAACAAAGCGATCGCCTGCCATGTTGCTGCGATCTGAGTTGTAAATATTGGCAGCGTTGTTGAGCCCGAGTTTATTTAAAAACGAGTTTTGTGAAATATCAACTAAGATTTCATTGGGTGCAAAGTCTTCATCAAGCTGCACCTGTACCCTATCGGCTTCGTCAACAAATAGAAACTCACACTCTCGATAAACTGCTTCAGCAAAAGTAAGGTCTTCTTCAAAAATCTGACGAGGTACGCGGGTATGAATAAAACTTGCTGTTGTCAGAACCCAGACTTTTGCCTTGCCAATATCTTTTTCTAGCTGATGACGCGGACATTTATAATACAAAGGACAGGTATATTTGTCTTTTTGCTCTTCCAAATCATCATCTCTATCGGGGTCGCCATTTGCTGATACTGCAACTTTTTGGTAAAGATTGTGGCAGGGTTCTTGTCCAAATTCCCACTTATCTTCTGATTGCACCAAAGCTAATAATGGGCAGACTGGGCTAAACCAACGCAGTGCTGGATGCATTCCTCCTTGAGTTATTTCCTCGCCCTCATTGGCAAGAATCGATTCATAGACTTTTTCAAGTTGTTCGGCGCGATCGCTCCCCAATACTGGTGCCGCTGGAATTCCCAGTTTGTGCCAAACCAACGAGGCGATCCGCACAGCCGCCACCACATCATTTACTATCAACGCACACCGATATCCTTGCTTGGCGAAGTGGTAAATCAGAATTTCCAGCAAAGTAGACTTGCCCACATTTAAAAGACCGACAATGTGGATAATTCCCTCTAGTGTTAGGCTGCTACCACGACAAAAATCATCAGAATAAGCATCGTATAGTTGTACTTCAATGCCTAACAGACGGCTATGATAATTTTCTGGCTTCTGCCCAGAGCCAGCTAGTTGGCGATCCATTTCCTGGGCTGCTAGCAGCAATTTATCAAAAGTGACAGTATGCTGTGGATTATCGGCTGCGCGGGTACGATGAAAAGATACCAAGGAATTGGGTGCAATGTTAGCAACTGCTTGGGGAATGTGGATGGGAATCTCAACTGGTGAGTGACCCTTTTGGGAAATCTTGGCATACCAACGTCCCTCAGTTGCTAGTTTGACTTCTCGTTTTTTGTGCTGTGGGGTTGTTAATAGAGTTTGGCGATATAGCTGCAAGCGAGTCGGGTAGGTACTTGATGGAATTAACTGGGGAACTTGGTCAACTTCTGTCAGGCTGTAGATTCTTAAAATCTCAGGTAAGTTGATATATTCAGAAAGCGATCGCAACCATTGTCTTCCCTTGCGACGAATTAGATAGAAACGGCATTTTTGTACAAGTTGCCAGTTATCCTCACATTGAATTTGTTCAACAGGAAATCGATATCCTTTAAGCAGCGCTTCGACAGAAGTAGCAGGTTCTTCTGGTGCAACTTGCTGAAGTAAGGTAAGCCCCAATTCCACATCTGCAATCAGTTGGGCAAGACGCATAATTTCGCGAAATTGTGCCTTAGCATCTGCGTTAGGCAAACCACATACCACATACTCTTTTAGGTCATCTGAGTTACGCAGTGCTTTGCACAGTTGTTTGCACCAGCTAGTAGTATCACGCATGATTTTTATTCTCCCTAATTTCTTTAGCCTTGGCTATGATTTCGCTAAATAGCATCAAACGCACTCCGCCCAATTCAGGTTCAAACTGTTCGCGCACCACCTTGATTCGCAAAGACTCTTCTCGCTCATGTGGGAAAACCACAAAGGTTTCTGTTGCATCAGGACGATGTTTCACCTTCTGCAAACGTTCCTCATCCAGGCATGACCAATCTTTAACATCAATCGCCCAGCGGACTTTGCGGCTTAACTCTACGAGTAAGTCAAATTCATCAACATTCGGCCATAGAGTGACACGAACACCCAGTTTTGTGAGTTCTTCTGCCAACTTTATTTCCCAAATTCCCGGCAGTGTTCCGTACAAATGCACGCCTGGAGTAACAGCTTTCCAATCCTCAGCTTCCTCTTTGGTAATAGATCGCAGCGGCGCGAGTTTGAGTTTTGCACACAGCCGTTCGCACCATGCGTTTCGGCAGCTATAAGTATCATCGGCGCGTCGTCGCTGGACATACTTGCAGCGGGGGCATAAATGATATGTATTTTCAGAAGCCAACTTAACCATATCGACATAGATATCCAGCCCCGACAACAATTCGCGCAGTGGCCTGAGTTGGGGTGAAGATAGCAGTTTCCGATATTCTTTGTATTCAAGAGTGGGCTTAGTAATAATCAGCTTGCGAAATTCTCGATAGGCATCTTCCAGCTGATGTCCCCTGCAATATTCCAGTACATCTTTAAGTGCGGCTTCCTGTACCTGCGCCGCCACATCTTTGCCTGAAACTTGCCAAAGTGTCGCAAAATCGGAAACTAGCCCGTCTTCTATGAGGGTGACATCCGGTGAAATGTTTTTGATTTCCTGGGTTGATTTCCAGTTAGTAATTGGTTGTTTTGCCCAGTCGAAAAATTCGGGAAGGTTCGCTGGGGTATTTTCTTCTTCTCCCCTCAGCAGGGAAGTTAAATACATCCTGGACATCCCGATGCGGAGTGCTTCTGGTGGGTGTGCGCGTTTTACTGGTTCTTGTTTTTCCCACTCCACTACGCCAGTCGCCAGATACCGAAGAGTTTCTTGTACAGGTATCTGCATTGGGGGTTCCTCCGGTTCCGATCTCAGGAGGCGGAGACTTCGTGCAGCGTGATCTTCCCACTCCACATCAATGCCTCGCATCGTCTGCAACCACCGCTGAAGGGTTGCTTTCTGGCTTGGTTGCATTCCCAGTTCTTGACACAACTCTTCCAGGGTTGGCCCCTCTTTATGGATGCGAAACCACTCTTGCAGAGCATCCAGGATTTTCTGTCGGTGCTTGGTAATCTTCACTGGCTTCCCTCCTTTTTTCTAGAAGTTTTCCCAAGTGTGACACCCGCACAAGTCAGCGTCAAGAAAAAGTTTCTATGTTTCTATTAAGTTTCAATAGTTTCCATTTTTTAATCAGGGAAACAAAGCGGACAAAACCACTCTCAAACGTGCTGTATGATTACGAATAATTCGACACAGGTGGGATTGAGGAGTCGGTAAAATGACAGAAGAAACCCTAGAAAAAGAGCGGCGATTCCATGACGACTGGGCATCAACTATCGATGTAGAAGGAATCAAAGTTCAGGATTATTTTGAAGCTTGCACTGCACCGGAAAATCGCTTCATCGTGGAACA includes the following:
- a CDS encoding pPIWI_RE module domain-containing protein, coding for MTKIILPGAWELTKDVQRDIFGLYVPNSWRQIANSLAQKRAKKGYRGVPVYSLDLLIAASFPKIIQTVRNGWQKPGVPWLFATETADLSNLGDLIKDWLRSEFSWCLGEDEVNSVLDNLNDDDWHWEDPQTYSLLHPRNQAEKNILYQAIPDYLAQEFLEKPTVAFGADDKYKLTFYRVVRLKGAELMSWPPDPVVLLNSQGEVREDRAYISFVISFKLQTVPWRSQPIIYHELSIRRWFAEPLIREKKNNVPYKGATAYIGDRRRWLDGQRQPFCFTPLIMKRQGKEEKELKWPQAINELLLINDCKIPDPIELVKNPTYNWMGNGTISSGIEAAISYDTRHTGEIPSKPGVSLLDLYSLDKAIQERLPVQRVGEAVKVSGSVKPFWPLDKPKKPKIANIVDDQNQATKEKKPKKVKVSDELSTTMLRPKIAAPAVFRETENTLCTILILWETKECRDALIAEICQLLSLSPTGEENIYKGSHGSLCIKTQHVQDLTQNFNVDDTSVPGNNRQKRRDHLLEERIKKIVSFLPAPEGLSGTIIEIKPKPFIPENDAKLAWRIAPMQKGYVNQHIHRITFTTKEGKEKITNSGRERVKRAVSDLLRQCGILPAPPLIKLEIDGIEPHVWLTCFYVLRRTKKTTASNNPNTAVLMVRVNPVTGKVEMTTPSLLTKWVSYPVGLKHLLSEKWNPDSYFNETTEDIGDEQQPWDKEREQRLINKFVADCLRDCLNTPIADNKSPKILFMAEAQNARLKLPWLQNPNLSDALKQLQITKPGEINRLWIVRLRIADSGEVPVAIVKDSPGSKTSGLFCWQDVCDDGENTLYLSVRKPLTTEQDLLRKSQSRLDNGNRQAGKARLLEIAIAPNPEIAPARLACFVHSLRSRWPYFADDVSLPFPFPFATKAKEYAVSAKDTVEASESNESLIT
- a CDS encoding Fis family transcriptional regulator, with the translated sequence MKITKHRQKILDALQEWFRIHKEGPTLEELCQELGMQPSQKATLQRWLQTMRGIDVEWEDHAARSLRLLRSEPEEPPMQIPVQETLRYLATGVVEWEKQEPVKRAHPPEALRIGMSRMYLTSLLRGEEENTPANLPEFFDWAKQPITNWKSTQEIKNISPDVTLIEDGLVSDFATLWQVSGKDVAAQVQEAALKDVLEYCRGHQLEDAYREFRKLIITKPTLEYKEYRKLLSSPQLRPLRELLSGLDIYVDMVKLASENTYHLCPRCKYVQRRRADDTYSCRNAWCERLCAKLKLAPLRSITKEEAEDWKAVTPGVHLYGTLPGIWEIKLAEELTKLGVRVTLWPNVDEFDLLVELSRKVRWAIDVKDWSCLDEERLQKVKHRPDATETFVVFPHEREESLRIKVVREQFEPELGGVRLMLFSEIIAKAKEIRENKNHA
- a CDS encoding 2-isopropylmalate synthase; this encodes MEVQPNGDRILIFDTTLRDGEQCPGATLNVDEKLIIARQLARLGVDIIEAGFAYASPGDFEAVEKIAKTVGTEDGPVICSLARAIKADIEAAAKALKPAAKGRIHTFISTSDIHLEYQLRKSRAEVLAIAEEMVAYAKSFMDDVEFSPMDAARSDPEYLYQVLERTIAAGAKTINIPDTVGYMTPSEFGDLIRGIKENVPNINQAVISVHGHNDLGLAVANFLEAVKNGARQLECTINGIGERAGNASLEELVMALHVRRSYYNPFLGRPAESEEPLTNIDTRQIYKTSRLVSNLTGMLVQPNKAIVGANAFAHESGIHQDGVLKNKLTYEIMDAQSIGLTDNQIVLGKHSGRHAFGARLKELGFELSEDDINKAFVKFKDMADKKKEITDWDLEAIVNDEIQQAPELFRVELVQVSCGSNSRPTATVTLRTPTGEELTDAAIGTGPVDAVYKAINRVVNVPNQLIEFSVQSVTAGIDAIGEVTIRLKHDERIFSGHAANTDIIVASAQAYVNALNRLYAATQNSGENPATAVGSTV